Proteins encoded by one window of Thioalkalivibrio sp. XN279:
- a CDS encoding DUF167 domain-containing protein produces MSATRTLQVKARPGARNSSLEQQPDGSWRAELKAPPVDGKANAELVALVAKHFGLRKSQVKIRSGAGGRMKLVELAE; encoded by the coding sequence GTGAGCGCGACCCGGACCCTGCAGGTCAAGGCCAGGCCGGGGGCACGCAACAGCTCGCTGGAGCAGCAGCCCGACGGCAGCTGGCGCGCCGAGCTGAAAGCCCCGCCGGTGGACGGCAAGGCCAATGCCGAGCTGGTCGCGCTGGTGGCAAAACACTTCGGCCTGCGCAAGTCGCAGGTGAAGATCCGGAGCGGCGCCGGCGGGCGGATGAAGCTGGTCGAGCTCGCCGAGTGA
- a CDS encoding NifB/NifX family molybdenum-iron cluster-binding protein, which produces MKIAVASQNRREVTGHAGRCRRFWLFDSSDPDLRPSELLELPQEQCFHDLAPAIPAPLEDVDVLIVGGMGNGLSARLARHGIRVVVTDEKDPERAVRLWLAGELPEAAVGADCHCHH; this is translated from the coding sequence ATGAAGATCGCCGTCGCCAGCCAGAACCGCCGCGAGGTCACCGGCCATGCCGGCCGCTGCCGCCGTTTCTGGCTTTTCGATAGCTCGGACCCGGATCTGCGTCCGAGTGAACTGCTGGAGCTGCCGCAGGAGCAGTGCTTCCACGACCTGGCGCCCGCCATTCCGGCGCCGCTGGAGGACGTGGACGTGCTCATCGTGGGCGGCATGGGAAACGGGCTGAGCGCCCGCCTGGCGCGTCACGGCATCCGCGTGGTGGTGACCGACGAGAAGGACCCCGAGCGGGCGGTCCGGCTGTGGCTGGCGGGCGAGCTGCCTGAGGCGGCCGTCGGCGCGGACTGCCACTGCCACCACTGA
- a CDS encoding OmpA family protein yields MNKTALGLAVAAALSIAIPATALAAQGDVLLRVGASSVQPKDDNLVLAPGVVLQVDDDDRFTFDVTYMFRDHWGIELLASDEWNHGFTVPGAGISGYVEHLPPTLSLQYHFLPESRIRPYVGAGLNYTIFSNETSNAGDLNLRGSFGPAVQAGVDIGITENIFLNGVVRWIDIDSDASLNGADIGTIEIDPIIYGIHLGYRFGRPAPVVAAAPVAAAPPPPPPAPPPPPPPPPPADTDGDGVPDSVDRCPTTPAGARVDQYGCSCDFEMRLTFEFGSAALSAADKAMLDEIIPTLRDLTFIRGTISGHTDSVGPEAFNQQLSERRAQAVKDYLVANGVPAQEFGVIGFGETMPVASNDTDEGRALNRRVVLERVDCD; encoded by the coding sequence ATGAACAAGACTGCACTGGGCCTGGCGGTAGCCGCCGCACTCAGCATAGCCATTCCAGCCACCGCGCTGGCCGCCCAAGGCGACGTGCTGCTGCGCGTCGGCGCGAGCAGCGTACAGCCGAAGGACGACAACCTGGTACTGGCGCCCGGCGTCGTGCTGCAGGTCGATGACGACGACCGCTTCACTTTCGACGTCACCTACATGTTCCGTGACCACTGGGGCATCGAGCTGCTGGCTTCCGACGAGTGGAACCACGGCTTCACGGTCCCCGGAGCGGGAATCTCCGGCTACGTCGAGCACCTGCCGCCGACGCTCAGCCTGCAGTACCACTTCCTGCCGGAGTCACGCATCCGGCCCTATGTCGGCGCAGGCCTGAACTACACCATCTTCTCCAACGAGACGAGCAACGCCGGGGACCTGAACCTGCGCGGCTCCTTCGGGCCGGCCGTCCAGGCGGGCGTGGACATCGGCATCACGGAGAACATTTTCCTGAACGGCGTGGTGCGCTGGATCGACATCGATTCCGACGCCAGCCTGAACGGCGCCGACATCGGCACGATCGAGATCGATCCGATTATCTACGGCATCCACCTGGGTTACCGCTTCGGTCGCCCGGCCCCGGTCGTCGCTGCTGCACCGGTAGCAGCAGCCCCGCCGCCGCCGCCGCCCGCTCCGCCGCCCCCGCCGCCACCGCCACCGCCCGCAGATACGGACGGTGACGGCGTGCCGGACAGCGTCGACCGCTGCCCGACCACCCCGGCCGGCGCCAGGGTCGACCAGTACGGCTGCAGCTGTGATTTCGAGATGAGGCTGACCTTCGAGTTCGGCTCGGCCGCGCTGTCTGCGGCTGACAAGGCGATGCTCGACGAGATCATTCCGACGCTTCGCGATCTGACCTTCATCCGTGGCACGATCTCGGGCCATACCGACAGCGTCGGACCCGAGGCCTTCAACCAGCAGCTGTCCGAGCGGCGTGCCCAGGCGGTCAAGGACTACCTGGTCGCCAACGGCGTGCCGGCCCAGGAGTTCGGAGTCATCGGCTTCGGCGAGACCATGCCGGTTGCCAGCAACGATACCGACGAAGGCCGCGCCCTGAACCGCCGCGTGGTCCTCGAACGGGTCGACTGTGACTAG